Proteins encoded by one window of Corythoichthys intestinalis isolate RoL2023-P3 chromosome 20, ASM3026506v1, whole genome shotgun sequence:
- the vill gene encoding villin-1 isoform X1, with protein MVATLEAASKSMKSTVHVMMNETNKDAFRSVNRKPGLQIWTINKLQMVPVPSHSFGNFFEGDCYIVLHMSQNMGTADIHYWIGKASSQDEQGAAAVYVSQLDEYLGGAPVQHREVQGYESPRFKSYFKNGVIYKKGGVASGFDHVDTNTYNVQRLLHVKGRKHVTATEVDVSWNSFNTGDIFLLDLGKAIVQWNGEKSNRREKLKATLLAQDIRDRERGGRAQIGVVEGADERDSPELMKTMTEALGQRNTPVKAAVPDDDSLQARNAIVRLYHVYDVSGNMVVQEVATQPLTQDLLQSSDCYILDNGGSSVMVWKGKHASKEERQAAMNRAVGYIKAKNYPTSTSVEVMSEGGESAMFKHLFKSWKDKNTTQGLGTTHSLGKIAKLDQVKFDVLQLHGHPELAAQQRMVDDGSGDIKVWRIENLELAEVEPRSYGQFYGGDCYLVLYTYRVSNREQHILYMWQGRHATKDEVTACAYQAVHIDNKYNGTPVQVRVVMGKEPRHFLAIFKGKLIIFEGGTGRPGVVNPVDGARLFQVRGTNELNTKATEVLARASSLNSNDVFLLDGEHSCYLWYGKGCNGDERLMGRAVSDVLSKREKQVVMEGQEPAEFWVALGGKAPYANDKSFQMEEPLHSPRLFECSNQTGQFRMTEMADFAQSDLDEEDVMLLDTWEEIFLWVGNSANEYETKEAWNCAREYLRTHPAGRDLDTPMISVKQGFEPPTFTGWFNAWDPHKWSGGKSYNQIRKELNDEATLSQVNINLNNTTLKSGGGGYQAPGGPMSPPPVYKSHLGESSPHATSPTASHLFSAAHGKHVAPEVLINKPASELPPGVDPCHKENFLSDNDFERLLGVDRLEFQRLATWRQNELKKKAGLF; from the exons TCCACAGTACACGTTATGATGAATGAGACCAATAAGGATGCCTTTAGGAGTGTCAACAGAAAGCCCGGCTTGCAGATATGGACCATTAAT AAGCTGCAAATGGTGCCCGTGCCGTCCCATAGTTTTGGCAACTTCTTTGAGGGCGATtgttatattgttctacat ATGAGTCAGAACATGGGCACGGCCGACATCCACTACTGGATTGGTAAGGCGTCGTCACAGGATGAGCAGGGTGCGGCAGCCGTCTACGTCTCTCAGCTGGACGAGTACTTGGGGGGTGCGCCGGTGCAGCACAGGGAGGTGCAGGGATACGAGTCTCCTCGCTTCAAGAGCTACTTCAAAAATGGCGTCAT CTACAAAAAGGGCGGTGTGGCTTCCGGTTTTGACCACGTGGACACCAACACCTACAACGTCCAGCGGCTGCTGCATGTCAAGGGGCGGAAGCACGTCACAGCCACAGAG gTGGATGTATCATGGAACAGCTTTAACACAGGTGACATCTTTTTGCTGGATTTGGGCAAAGCTATTGTGCAGTGGAATGGAGAGAAGAGCAATAGAAGAGAGAAGCTCAAG GCCACCTTGCTGGCTCAGGACATCCGTGACCGGGAGCGAGGCGGCCGGGCTCAGATCGGAGTCGTGGAGGGCGCGGATGAGCGCGACTCACCAGAATTGATGAAGACAATGACTGAGGCACTGGGTCAAAGAAACACCCCGGTCAAGGCCGCCGTGCCCGACGATGACTCCCTCCAGGCACGCAATGCCATTGTCAGGCTCTACCA TGTCTATGACGTCAGTGGGAATATGGTCGTTCAAGAAGTAGCGACACAGCCTCTAACCCAAGACCTCCTTCAGTCCTCT GACTGCTACATCTTGGACAATGGGGGCTCCAGTGTGATGGTATGGAAAGGAAAGCACGCCTCAAAAGAAGAGAGACAGGCCGCTATGAACCGTGCGGTG GGTTACATCAAAGCCAAAAACTACCCAACGAGCACCAGCGTGGAAGTGATGAGCGAGGGTGGCGAGTCAGCCATGTTTAAGCACCTGTTCAAGAGCTGGAAGGACAAGAATACAACACAAGGGCTGGGCACCACGCATAGCCTGGGAAAGATAG CAAAGCTAGACCAGGTAAAGTTTGACGTGCTGCAGCTCCACGGGCATCCTGAGCTAGCAGCGCAGCAACGCATGGTGGACGATGGCTCGGGAGACATCAAG GTGTGGCGTATCGAGAATTTGGAGCTGGCGGAGGTCGAGCCGAGATCGTACGGACAGTTCTACGGAGGAGACTGCTACTTGGTCCTGTACACGTATCGTGTTTCAAACCGGGAGCAGCACATTCTCTACATGTGGCAG GGGCGTCACGCCACCAAAGACGAGGTGACGGCTTGCGCCTATCAGGCGGTGCACATCGATAACAAGTATAACGGCACCCCTGTGCAAGTCAGGGTGGTTATGGGAAAGGAGCCTCGACATTTCCTGGCCATTTTCAAAGGCAAACTTATTATCTTTGAG GGTGGGACTGGTCGACCCGGTGTGGTCAACCCTGTGGACGGAGCCAGACTCTTTCAGGTCCGGGGGACTAATGAGCTGAACACCAAGGCAACTGAGGTACTGGCTAGGGCGTCGTCTCTCAACTCCAACGACGTTTTCCTTCTTGACGGCGAGCACTCGTGCTACCTGTGGTACGGAAAG GGTTGCAATGGGGATGAGAGGTTGATGGGCAGAGCCGTTTCTGACGTGCTCTCCAAGCGGGAAAAGCAGGTGGTAATGGAGGGTCAGGAACCTGCTGAATTCTGGGTAGCCTTGGGAGGGAAGGCTCCATATGCTAATGACAAGAG CTTCCAGATGGAGGAGCCTCTTCATAGCCCTCGCCTGTTTGAATGCTCAAATCAGACGGGTCAGTTTAGGATGACCGAGATGGCCGACTTTGCGCAGAGCGACCTTGACGAGGAGGATGTCATGCTGCTGGACACCTGGGAGGAA ATTTTCTTGTGGGTGGGCAACTCTGCCAACGAGTATGAAACCAAAGAGGCATGGAACTGCGCCCGGGAGTACTTGCGTACTCACCCGGCAGGCCGCGACCTGGATACGCCTATGATTTCTGTCAAACAGGGCTTCGAACCTCCTACGTTCACCGGATGGTTTAATGCGTGGGACCCCCACAAGTGGAGT GGGGGAAAGTCCTACAATCAGATTAGGAAGGAACTGAACGACGAGGCGACACTCTCTCAAGTCAATATT AATCTGAACAACACCACTTTGAAATCTGGAGGGGGTGGTTACCAGGCTCCCGGAGGCCCAATGAGCCCTCCGCCGGTCTACAAGAGTCATTTAGGGGAATCGTCCCCTCACGCCACTAGCCCGACCGCATCACACCTGTTCTCTGCAGCCCACGGGAAGCACGTGGCTCCCGAGGTCCTCATCAATAAGCCCGCCTCGGAGCTTCCTCCGGGTGTGGACCCTTGCCACAAAGAG AACTTCCTGTCGGACAATGACTTTGAGCGGCTGCTCGGCGTGGACCGCTTGGAATTCCAGCGCCTGGCGACGTGGCGACAGAATGAGCTGAAAAAGAAGGCGGGGCTTTTTTAA
- the vill gene encoding villin-1 isoform X2 has product MMNETNKDAFRSVNRKPGLQIWTINKLQMVPVPSHSFGNFFEGDCYIVLHMSQNMGTADIHYWIGKASSQDEQGAAAVYVSQLDEYLGGAPVQHREVQGYESPRFKSYFKNGVIYKKGGVASGFDHVDTNTYNVQRLLHVKGRKHVTATEVDVSWNSFNTGDIFLLDLGKAIVQWNGEKSNRREKLKATLLAQDIRDRERGGRAQIGVVEGADERDSPELMKTMTEALGQRNTPVKAAVPDDDSLQARNAIVRLYHVYDVSGNMVVQEVATQPLTQDLLQSSDCYILDNGGSSVMVWKGKHASKEERQAAMNRAVGYIKAKNYPTSTSVEVMSEGGESAMFKHLFKSWKDKNTTQGLGTTHSLGKIAKLDQVKFDVLQLHGHPELAAQQRMVDDGSGDIKVWRIENLELAEVEPRSYGQFYGGDCYLVLYTYRVSNREQHILYMWQGRHATKDEVTACAYQAVHIDNKYNGTPVQVRVVMGKEPRHFLAIFKGKLIIFEGGTGRPGVVNPVDGARLFQVRGTNELNTKATEVLARASSLNSNDVFLLDGEHSCYLWYGKGCNGDERLMGRAVSDVLSKREKQVVMEGQEPAEFWVALGGKAPYANDKSFQMEEPLHSPRLFECSNQTGQFRMTEMADFAQSDLDEEDVMLLDTWEEIFLWVGNSANEYETKEAWNCAREYLRTHPAGRDLDTPMISVKQGFEPPTFTGWFNAWDPHKWSGGKSYNQIRKELNDEATLSQVNINLNNTTLKSGGGGYQAPGGPMSPPPVYKSHLGESSPHATSPTASHLFSAAHGKHVAPEVLINKPASELPPGVDPCHKENFLSDNDFERLLGVDRLEFQRLATWRQNELKKKAGLF; this is encoded by the exons ATGATGAATGAGACCAATAAGGATGCCTTTAGGAGTGTCAACAGAAAGCCCGGCTTGCAGATATGGACCATTAAT AAGCTGCAAATGGTGCCCGTGCCGTCCCATAGTTTTGGCAACTTCTTTGAGGGCGATtgttatattgttctacat ATGAGTCAGAACATGGGCACGGCCGACATCCACTACTGGATTGGTAAGGCGTCGTCACAGGATGAGCAGGGTGCGGCAGCCGTCTACGTCTCTCAGCTGGACGAGTACTTGGGGGGTGCGCCGGTGCAGCACAGGGAGGTGCAGGGATACGAGTCTCCTCGCTTCAAGAGCTACTTCAAAAATGGCGTCAT CTACAAAAAGGGCGGTGTGGCTTCCGGTTTTGACCACGTGGACACCAACACCTACAACGTCCAGCGGCTGCTGCATGTCAAGGGGCGGAAGCACGTCACAGCCACAGAG gTGGATGTATCATGGAACAGCTTTAACACAGGTGACATCTTTTTGCTGGATTTGGGCAAAGCTATTGTGCAGTGGAATGGAGAGAAGAGCAATAGAAGAGAGAAGCTCAAG GCCACCTTGCTGGCTCAGGACATCCGTGACCGGGAGCGAGGCGGCCGGGCTCAGATCGGAGTCGTGGAGGGCGCGGATGAGCGCGACTCACCAGAATTGATGAAGACAATGACTGAGGCACTGGGTCAAAGAAACACCCCGGTCAAGGCCGCCGTGCCCGACGATGACTCCCTCCAGGCACGCAATGCCATTGTCAGGCTCTACCA TGTCTATGACGTCAGTGGGAATATGGTCGTTCAAGAAGTAGCGACACAGCCTCTAACCCAAGACCTCCTTCAGTCCTCT GACTGCTACATCTTGGACAATGGGGGCTCCAGTGTGATGGTATGGAAAGGAAAGCACGCCTCAAAAGAAGAGAGACAGGCCGCTATGAACCGTGCGGTG GGTTACATCAAAGCCAAAAACTACCCAACGAGCACCAGCGTGGAAGTGATGAGCGAGGGTGGCGAGTCAGCCATGTTTAAGCACCTGTTCAAGAGCTGGAAGGACAAGAATACAACACAAGGGCTGGGCACCACGCATAGCCTGGGAAAGATAG CAAAGCTAGACCAGGTAAAGTTTGACGTGCTGCAGCTCCACGGGCATCCTGAGCTAGCAGCGCAGCAACGCATGGTGGACGATGGCTCGGGAGACATCAAG GTGTGGCGTATCGAGAATTTGGAGCTGGCGGAGGTCGAGCCGAGATCGTACGGACAGTTCTACGGAGGAGACTGCTACTTGGTCCTGTACACGTATCGTGTTTCAAACCGGGAGCAGCACATTCTCTACATGTGGCAG GGGCGTCACGCCACCAAAGACGAGGTGACGGCTTGCGCCTATCAGGCGGTGCACATCGATAACAAGTATAACGGCACCCCTGTGCAAGTCAGGGTGGTTATGGGAAAGGAGCCTCGACATTTCCTGGCCATTTTCAAAGGCAAACTTATTATCTTTGAG GGTGGGACTGGTCGACCCGGTGTGGTCAACCCTGTGGACGGAGCCAGACTCTTTCAGGTCCGGGGGACTAATGAGCTGAACACCAAGGCAACTGAGGTACTGGCTAGGGCGTCGTCTCTCAACTCCAACGACGTTTTCCTTCTTGACGGCGAGCACTCGTGCTACCTGTGGTACGGAAAG GGTTGCAATGGGGATGAGAGGTTGATGGGCAGAGCCGTTTCTGACGTGCTCTCCAAGCGGGAAAAGCAGGTGGTAATGGAGGGTCAGGAACCTGCTGAATTCTGGGTAGCCTTGGGAGGGAAGGCTCCATATGCTAATGACAAGAG CTTCCAGATGGAGGAGCCTCTTCATAGCCCTCGCCTGTTTGAATGCTCAAATCAGACGGGTCAGTTTAGGATGACCGAGATGGCCGACTTTGCGCAGAGCGACCTTGACGAGGAGGATGTCATGCTGCTGGACACCTGGGAGGAA ATTTTCTTGTGGGTGGGCAACTCTGCCAACGAGTATGAAACCAAAGAGGCATGGAACTGCGCCCGGGAGTACTTGCGTACTCACCCGGCAGGCCGCGACCTGGATACGCCTATGATTTCTGTCAAACAGGGCTTCGAACCTCCTACGTTCACCGGATGGTTTAATGCGTGGGACCCCCACAAGTGGAGT GGGGGAAAGTCCTACAATCAGATTAGGAAGGAACTGAACGACGAGGCGACACTCTCTCAAGTCAATATT AATCTGAACAACACCACTTTGAAATCTGGAGGGGGTGGTTACCAGGCTCCCGGAGGCCCAATGAGCCCTCCGCCGGTCTACAAGAGTCATTTAGGGGAATCGTCCCCTCACGCCACTAGCCCGACCGCATCACACCTGTTCTCTGCAGCCCACGGGAAGCACGTGGCTCCCGAGGTCCTCATCAATAAGCCCGCCTCGGAGCTTCCTCCGGGTGTGGACCCTTGCCACAAAGAG AACTTCCTGTCGGACAATGACTTTGAGCGGCTGCTCGGCGTGGACCGCTTGGAATTCCAGCGCCTGGCGACGTGGCGACAGAATGAGCTGAAAAAGAAGGCGGGGCTTTTTTAA